One part of the Nymphalis io chromosome 22, ilAglIoxx1.1, whole genome shotgun sequence genome encodes these proteins:
- the LOC126777238 gene encoding nuclear inhibitor of protein phosphatase 1, producing MANHYEVPNWAGKPPTGLHLDVLKGDKLIQKLMLDEKKCYLFGRNPQMNDFCIDHASCSRVHAAFVYHKHLNRAFLVDLGSTHGTYIGQMRLEAHKPTQLPIDSTFHFGASTRNYVIRERPTGNARGIMEDLPNTEMEGALLGLPETQTELDNLTEFNTAHNRRISMLGISTDDGSDVIKPPTGTKRSASMPGGVPKKQKRNVSFNEEVDIINPEDIDPTVGRFRNLVRSTIVPNANAPSRKLKLQSADENHHHHSLRLQEISRSNNLYSDLPAPSSHLSLIGARLGLMLPNPAPDVELEGPEPHLNVHPPLPSAASEESGSSSEPKKKKYAKEAWPGRKPGLIPGV from the exons ATGGCAAATCATTACGAAGTACCTAACTG GGCCGGAAAACCACCAACGGGACTCCACTTAGATGTTTTAAAAGGAGATAAATTAATACAGAAGTTGATGTTAGATGAAAAGAAATGCTATCTCTTTGGTAGGAACCCACAAATGAATGACTTCTGTATAGACCATGCAAGTTGTTCAAGAGTTCATGCAGCATTTGTATATCATAAACATTTGAACAGAGCATTTTTGGTTGACTTGGGCAgta cTCATGGCACATATATTGGGCAGATGCGTTTAGAAGCCCACAAACCAACTCAACTACCCATTGATTCAACATTTCACTTTGGGGCTTCCACAAGAAATTATGTAATAAG AGAACGGCCGACAGGAAATGCTCGAGGTATCATGGAGGATTTACCCAACACTGAGATGGAGGGTGCACTACTTGGATTGCCAGAGACACAGACCGAGTTAGAT aatcTAACAGAATTCAACACAGCACATAACAGAAGAATATCTATGCTGGGTATTTCTACCGATGATGGCAGTGACGTTATTAAg CCACCGACTGGTACAAAAAGATCGGCATCAATGCCAGGGGGGGTTCCGAAGAAACAGAAACGTAATGTCTCTTTCAATGAGGAGGTGGATATCATTAATCCAGAAGACATTGACCCCACTGTGGGTAGATTTAGAAACTTGGTACGATCCACTATAGTACCAAATGCAAATGCTCCATCCAGGAAGCTAAAATTACAAAGTGCTGACGAAA aTCACCATCACCATTCATTGAGACTGCAAGAAATATCAAGAAGCAATAATCTCTATTCAGACCTTCCAGCACCAAGTTCCCATCTAAGTCTTATTGGTGCaag GTTGGGTCTAATGTTACCAAATCCAGCACCTGATGTAGAGCTAGAAGGACCGGAGCCGCATCTAAATGTTCATCCACCATTACCGAGTGCAG CGTCAGAAGAATCAGGGTCATCAAGTGAACCCAAAAAGAAGAAATACGCAAAGGAGGCCTGGCCGGGGAGGAAACCTGGACTTATACCTGGTGTTTGA